The stretch of DNA GTGGCCCGTTTCAATGGCCTGCTGCTGATTGCCCCCGGCAATTTCAGTGGCCTTCTGCACGGCCTCCTGTGCCTTGATCGTATAGTTATTGAAGTTCATGGTTGCTAAGATCTAGGTAGGTGCTTCGGGTTAGGAAGTTCTACGAGATGCTTAGCAAACGGGGTGCAAGTATTAATTTGCTGACTTTTTGTCTGAGTTATGGTTTTTTATATAGATTTTTTATGACATATTTTCAGTGTAATTTAAACTATAGTGTGGTCACAATGGATTTTAGTAGGGTCTGAGCATGCTTGTAGTGCATACGAACTACTTTTAGCATTGGCTTTAGCCAAGCTTTGTACTCAGGATCTTGGGCTTCTTTGTAAGCCTTATTGAACATCTCGACAGCCATTTTATGGTCAGCGACCATCATCTTGGCGTAGCGGCTGTCAATCTGATTCGCAGGTAGCCACTTTAAAGAGTCTATCTTCATCAGGTGCACCCTCATCATAGTATCAGGTGGCACCATGCCTTTACGCCGCATTAGCTTCCGGTATTCTTCGTTAATAGCACTGTGCTCCTCTATCATAAGTGCAGCGTACTTTTTTACAGAAGAGCGGATTGCGCGTTGCGCAGCTACTTTACCTAGCTCAACTTCAAAAATGCCAGCACTGCCAGCAATGGGCATGAACACACAGCCAAACTCATCTAATGGGCAGGTAGATGTGCCCTTAGCAGATGTTAATTCTACTCTGTTTTGGTTGTTACAATTCAACAGTGAAATAAGGCTTAGAATACAAACAAGCGAGTAACAAAATGTCTTTACCATAACTGTGTGTTTTAATTAATAGTTGGAGTTCCCCAACCATGGCTAAACAGGGGCAGGAATTTGTAGTTAAGTTTTAAACTTTAGAATAATAGGGAGGAAATTTGGTCACTTTAAGTTTCTTGCTCGGTGCAATATTGAATGAAATTTGTGCCGGCGTGACATTGTGTTGAAATTTAAATAGTGCATCTATGACACTTGCTAATCCAAACCTGTGCCTGTAGAATTAGAGTGGCGAAACAAATACCCCACCACCCACAGTCCCGCGAAAACGGTATTCAGCACAATAATCCAGAGCACACCCATATTCAGCGCAGGCCGCAAGACGGCCTGGGCCACGAACGGAACGGCGAACTGCGCAAATGCCGATGCTGGATTCTCTTACCGAATAAGCGTCAACAAAAGAGCCCTAGCAACTGCTAGGGCTCTTTTGTTGACGCTTAGAAAATTAGCTGACTTGCAGGGCAGCCAATTTGGAGCTAGCTCTTACAGCTTGACGCCTTGCGCCTCTAGCTGTTTTTCTGATGCAGCTTGATTGGTCGCAAATTCAGCGTACTGCTCGGGTGTACGCTGGGTGCCCAGGCTAGCCAAATGCTGCTTCACTTCGGCAGTCGGTAGATCGGTGCAGTACAGGGGCGAGCCGGGTTGCTGGCGCCACGACTCGTGTAGGCTGCCGCCATCCACGGCATCGAAGCCTAGCTCTTCCACCAGGGCCATGGCTTTCTGCTTGGCTGCGGCATCGTCGCCGGCTACCGTTAGGGCAATGCGGCCGGGCGTGCCGGCGGGTTGGCCGTTGTTTTCGAGGTTAGCGGCGAAGATGTTGTTGAACACCTTCAGCACCGGGCGGCCCAGGTGCTGCTGCACCCATTCGCTTTCGGTCAGGTCGCCGGTTTCCAGCTCCGGAATTTGGCCGTCGCGCAGTAGGGGGTAATAGTTGCTGGTGTCGATGACCGGCACGGTGGCGGGTACGCCCTCAAACAGGTCTTTGGGCAGGTCGGGGATATTCTTCAGCGGAATGGTTACCACGATTATGTCGGTGCCGCGCTGGGCCGCTTCCTGGGCCGTTACGGGGGTAGCGCCCGTTTTTGCGGCTAACTCTTTCAGCGTTTCGGGGCCGCGGGAGTTGGCAATATACACCGAGTGGCCTAGGCTGGTGAGCCGCACGGCCAGGGCGCTGCCAATGTGGCCCGCCCCAATGATTCCAATGTTCATACGCAGGTAAGTTGAGCGAGTGGTTTGTGAGCTGCTTTATGTAAAGCGCTTCGTTCGTGCTAAGACCACCTGCTCATCCGGATTGTTTCGTTCATGAGCCGTACCGGCAGTGAGCAAGCTCTAGCCCTTGCAGTTACGGTTAAGCAACAAGACACCCCGATAACCTAGGCCAGTTGCCGGCCCGAATGCAAACCGCTGCTACCGGCCCGCCGAAACAGTACCCCCGCTGCCACCCATAACCCGGCAAAAACAGTGTTTAGCACAATCACCCACAATACTCCCAGGGTAAGCTCAGGCCGCCAGATAGCCATGGCCACAAACGGAACGGCGAACTGCGTAAGCGCCATAGCAAACATGGCCCTGGCCATGCCGTGCGGCTGAAGTTTCGCCAGAACGGCCCCGCTGAAGCCCACGGCCAGCACCCCGGCGTAGAACAGGTTGGCGGGGTTGTCTTCGCTGCCGATGAACCCTACGGCCAGGTTGCCCCACACGAGCAGGAGGGATGCGGCTACCGCCACACCCACGGCCAGTTTGTAGGCACCGTTACGGCTCCAGCTCGCTACCAGCAGATATAGGAGCCCGGCAATGAGCAGCAGGATGCCAACCATCACAACTTGGGAGGTGGTCATATGATTAGTAAATGAGATTCAGAAATAAAGCGGATCAGCAGTGTGCCTCCCTAGGCCAGTTGCTGGGTAGATCCGGTAGCATTGGCACGGCGGAATAACCAACCCGAAACAGCCCATATAGCAGCAAAAGCGCCATTAGCTACCAGCACATTCACCAAGTGAACGTTGGGCTCAGCCGCGGTACCCGTAGGCTTCCAGACAAACAGAGCTACAGCCGTAACCACGAGATACGTAAGCGAAGCCGCAAACATGGCATTTGACATACCCAGAGGCCGGAAGCGCGCCACGAAGGCCCCAATGAGGGCAACCGCCAGCACCCCCACATACAGGAGGTTGGCGGGGTTATCTTCAGTTCCAACCAGGCCTACGGCCATATTTGCCCAGAGAAGCAGGAGGCCTGCGGCTACCCCTAGGCCAGCGGCCAGGCGGTAAGCCGTGTTGTTACTCATGCGTGCAATCAAGACGAATGCAAGGCCCGCGCCAAAGAGCAGGATGCCAGCGGCCACAAAGTCGCCGGGGCTCCAGAGCATACCCGGTACAAACAGTTTGGCCGCAAGCGGAATAAGCAGCAGTAGGC from Hymenobacter taeanensis encodes:
- a CDS encoding NADPH-dependent F420 reductase, encoding MNIGIIGAGHIGSALAVRLTSLGHSVYIANSRGPETLKELAAKTGATPVTAQEAAQRGTDIIVVTIPLKNIPDLPKDLFEGVPATVPVIDTSNYYPLLRDGQIPELETGDLTESEWVQQHLGRPVLKVFNNIFAANLENNGQPAGTPGRIALTVAGDDAAAKQKAMALVEELGFDAVDGGSLHESWRQQPGSPLYCTDLPTAEVKQHLASLGTQRTPEQYAEFATNQAASEKQLEAQGVKL
- a CDS encoding DUF4142 domain-containing protein: MVKTFCYSLVCILSLISLLNCNNQNRVELTSAKGTSTCPLDEFGCVFMPIAGSAGIFEVELGKVAAQRAIRSSVKKYAALMIEEHSAINEEYRKLMRRKGMVPPDTMMRVHLMKIDSLKWLPANQIDSRYAKMMVADHKMAVEMFNKAYKEAQDPEYKAWLKPMLKVVRMHYKHAQTLLKSIVTTL